From a region of the Archocentrus centrarchus isolate MPI-CPG fArcCen1 chromosome 18, fArcCen1, whole genome shotgun sequence genome:
- the LOC115796662 gene encoding low affinity immunoglobulin gamma Fc region receptor III-like, with protein sequence MDELTVKKGDQGVLRFDLHGNQDHCKYGGLSHSATDPLCALWRLKICLGPVADVLVLMAVQADDSNFAVSGAVSLHIVPNKVQFFEYESVSVRCEADNSISEWSVKWKPHKITNSTHTSNTSASPYSINLTFEKHSGEYWCENEDGERSEAVNITVTAGFVILESPTHPVIEGNEVTFNCTNKKTQSGHITDFYKDGVPLGTWYNSSMTIQNVSKSHEGFYKCSISGAGESPERWLAVLKQSEAPYKEIDLSHSLVPKTPILLWTVASALLVALLVVVICLLLHKKYKVLQEENTSDPHHVTYAVVRKKRKQKDGDNSKDPDDVLYATVKTDWKKKEPKMSRADIRHPCFQEETVIYSSVRKN encoded by the exons ATGGATGAGCTGACAGTCAAGAAGGGAGATCAGGGAGTGCTGCGCTTTGATCTTCATGGAAACCAGGATCACTGCAAGTATGGCGGACTCAGTCATTCAGCTACAGATCCGCTCTGTGCACTGTGGAGACTGAAGATCTGCCTCGG TCCAG TGGCTGATGTTTTAGTCCTGATGGCCGTTCAAGCTGACGACAGTAACTTTGCTG TCTCAGGTGCAGTTTCCCTTCACATTGTTCCAAACAAAGTTCAGTTCTTTGAATACGAGTCGGTCTCTGTACGCTGTGAGGCCGATAACAGCATCTCTGAATGGAGCGTGAAGTGGAAGCCCCATAAAATAACCAACTCTACCCACACATCAAACACATCGGCATCACCCTACAGCATTAATCTCACCTttgaaaaacacagtggagaaTACTGGTGTGAAAATGAAGATGGAGAACGAAGTGAGGctgttaacatcactgtgaccg CTGGTTTTGTCATCTTGGAAAGTCCGACACACCCCGTGATAGAGGGAAATGAGGTGACCTTCAATTGTACAAACAAGAAAACTCAGTCAGGACACATAACTGACTTCTACAAAGACGGCGTTCCTCTCGGTACCTGGTATAACAGCAGCATGACGATCCAAAATGTCTCCAAGTCTCATGAAGGATTTTACAAGTGCAGCATATCTGGAGCTGGAGAATCACCAGAGCGCTGGCTAGCTGTTTTAAAACAAAGTGAAG CACCTTACAAAGAGATTGATCTTTCACACAGTCTCGTCCCTAAAACACCCATTCTGCTGTGGACTGTTGCGAGTGCTTTATTGGTGGCTCTGTTGGTGGTGGTTATCTGCCTGCTTCTTCATAAGAAATACAAAG TCTTGCAAGAGGAGAACACCTCAGACCCACACCATGTGACATATGCTGTGgtcagaaagaagaggaaacagaaag ATGGAGACAATTCAAAGGATCCAGATGATGTCCTGTATGCCACTGTTAAAACGGACTGGAAGAAGAAAG AACCAAAAATGTCCAGAGCAGACATCAGACATCCATGTTTTCAAGAAGAGACTGTCATCTATTCTTCAGTGAGAAAAAACTGA
- the LOC115797485 gene encoding selection and upkeep of intraepithelial T-cells protein 2-like, which translates to MLDFESAGWYPEPELLWLDGEGNLLPAGPTETLRGPDDLYTVSSRVTVEKRHSNNITCRVQQKNINQSRETHIHVPDDFFGLTCSSAVPITVCLAVCTI; encoded by the exons ATGCTGGACTTTGAGTCTGCAGGCTGGTATCCAGagcctgagctgctgtggttggaCGGTGAGGGAAACCTCCTCCCTGCTGGACCTACAGAGACCCTCAGAGGTCCTGATGACCTCTATACTGTCAGCAGCAGAGTGACTGTGGAGAAGAGACACAGCAACAACATCACCTGCAGAGTCCAACAGAAGAACATCAACCagagcagagagacacacatacatgttcCAG ATGATTTCTTTGGGCTCACATGCAGTTCTGCAGTGCCCATCACTGTTTGTTTGGCTGTTTGCACCATTTAA